From one Colletotrichum destructivum chromosome 3, complete sequence genomic stretch:
- a CDS encoding Putative isocyanide synthase/Spore wall maturation protein DIT1 — translation MEFSNDGNSIFHRFQAAFVHDGQGQLLYCSGPQNGTVHEHWDSISRCLPSQVRTAMGERQQVGSVDLDGALQGSRLYERQRFGVRTTGIILNAAAQNSNALSAQFEEFFAQLLLDQADFAIRDPELMASPSSESLAATEQIVDLFDSFLRYQGKNDQWEASGRVYFTDRVRHFTSQNARIDFCLPAFPCKSSNTNKVLGKAPDRGEQLALERLHGFVEAIEKIYPPGAKMWIISDGHVFSDCIGVDDADVDTYGEQLKEMNRAVGVSRGKTDRVGFRSLVDLFELNEAKSQHKLSELQSRLDIPNIDHHVETKLTVEAELCRQILMAGCQPQESAVRAQIKSQKAAILALYRGFSRFMLEDLELHPFTQKMTRSQRKKLSTKVAFEMIMRNQSYSNLVELLLPNYVRLSIHAHNNAGPKFGIQLFDPAVVRAVEGLSPDGTPMTSRDLLHIPTPWHNCLVEVQGSPYLLVTKASVPREAVSLGAVTAEISTKNAPCFVLRPKKGGVTTLDKGEERKKSTPLLVIEEKPTPALIQSPVQRPKAPKGQGRFDWARRLAAFPVLCWLGVVFYHRVVEAFV, via the exons ATGGAATTCTCAAACGACGGAAACTCCATCTTTCACCGCTTCCaggccgccttcgtccaCGACGGGCAAGGGCAGCTCCTGTACTGCAGCGGGCCGCAAAATGGCACGGTACACGAGCACTGGGACTCAATCAGCCGGTGTCTTCCCAGCCAAGTCCGGACGGCAATGGGCGAGAGACAACAGGTCGGATCCGTGGACCTGGACGGAGCCCTCCAGGGCTCGAGGCTCTATGAGAGACAGCGATTCGGCGTCCGTACCACGGGCATTATCCTCAACGCCGCGGCCCAGAACAGCAACGCCCTCAGCGCACAATTCGAGGAGTTCTTTGCCCAACTACTCCTAGACCAAGCAGACTTTGCCATCCGCGACCCCGAGCTAATGGCATCGCCGTCCAGCGAATCCCTGGCCGCCACCGAACAGATCGTCGACCTGTTTGACAGCTTCCTCAGGTACCAGGGGAAGAACGACCAGTGGGAGGCTAGCGGCAGAGTCTACTTCACGGATCGCGTCCGTCACTTCACCTCGCAAAACGCCAGAATCGATTTCTGCCTGCCAGCGTTCCCCTGCAAATCGTCCAACACCAACAAGGTCCTCGGCAAAGCCCCTGATCGCGGAGAACAGCTTGCTCTCGAGCGCCTGCACGGTTTCGTGGAGGCTATCGAGAAGATCTATCCGCCGGGTGCCAAGATGTGGATCATCAGTGACGGCCACGTCTTCAGTGATTGCA TCGGAgtcgatgatgccgatgtcgACACATACGGCGAGCAGCTGAAGGAGATGAAccgtgccgtcggcgtcagcAGAGGAAAAACCGACCGCGTCGGCTTCCGATCGCTCGTCGACCTCTTTGAGCTGAATGAGGCAAAGTCGCAGCACAAACTCTCCGAGCTCCAGAGCCGGCTCGACATCCCCAACATTGATCACCACGTCGAGACCAAGTTGAcagtcgaggccgagctctgcAGACAGATCCTCATGGCCGGTTGTCAGCCGCAGGAGTCAGCGGTGCGCGCCCAGATCAAGTCGCAGAAGGCGGCGATCCTGGCTTTGTACCGCGGCTTCTCGCGGTTCatgctcgaggacctcgagctgCACCCCTTTACACAGAAGATGACCCGCAGCCAGAGGAAGAAATTGTCAACAAAGGTGGCGTTCGAGATGATTATG AGGAACCAATCATATTCCAATCTTGTCGAATTGCTCCTCCCCAACTACGTCCGCCTTTCTATTCATGC CCACAACAACGCCGGGCCTAAGTTCGGTATCCAACTCTTCgaccccgccgtcgtccgcgccgtcgagggcctctCGCCCGACGGCACGCCGATGACCTCCCGAGACCTGCTCCACATTCCCACGCCGTGGCACAActgcctcgtcgaggtccaaGGCAGCCCTTACCTCCTTGTGACCAAGGCCAGCGTGCCACGGGAGGCGGTGTCGTTGGGTGCCGTGACCGCAGAGATTTCAACCAAGAACGCACCCTGCTTTGTTCTACGGCCAAAAAAGGGCGGCGTTACCACCCTCGACAAAGGagaggaaaggaagaagTCAACCCCACTGTTGGTCATTGAGGAGAAGCCCACGCCGGCTTTGATACAGAGCCCCGTTCAGAGGCCGAAGGCGCCCAAGGGCCAGGGACGGTTCGACTGGGCTCGGAGGCTGGCCGCCTTCCCTGTCTTATGCTGGCTGGGGGTGGTGTTCTACCACCGGGTTGTTGAGGCGTTTGTTTGA
- a CDS encoding Putative class I glutamine amidotransferase, with protein MLFESWPDINLLHTPSGPETVAKVNRSPKALPTPHRMRLDSRTPPRRYLALISVLLAFLSTMVAAQNGTGTATTVRQCIPRPTTTTGVPPPGPTAALPKNFGMIIHRAYEMLDVFGPLEALGVLARIHQLNLYLIAETMDPVTVEPGSAAMNSKNSSFFPVILPTHTYETAPEDIEVLIVPGGLWTRSPNIGPAISYIKTTYPRLRYLISVCTGASVVARAGVLDGRRATTNKASWASTIVHGPHTEWVAKARWVVDGNVWSSSGVSAGIDATLAFVEAVYGAENATYVADMMEYDWHRDSTWDPFAERFNVTDA; from the exons ATGCTATTCGAGTCGTGGCCCGACATCAATCTCCTCCATACGCCATCCGGACCCGAGACCGTCGCAAAGGTCAACAGGTCGCCGAAAGCCCTGCCCACCCCTCACAGAATGCGTCTCGACTCCCGCACACCGCCCCGGCGGTATCTCGCCCTGATCAGCGTCCTACTGGCCTTCCTGTCGACAATGGTTGCCGCACAGAACGGAACCGGGACCGCAACCACGGTCCGGCAGT GCATCCCGCGccccacgacgacgaccggcGTGCCGCCTCCGGGGCCCACGGCGGCCCTCCCGAAGAACTTTGGCATGATCATCCACCGGGCGTACGAGATGCTCGACGTCTTCGGCcccctcgaggccctgggcGTGTTGGCGAGGATACACCAGCTGAACTTGTACCTGATCGCGGAGACTATGGACCCGGTAACGGTTGAGCCGGGGTCCGCCGCCATGAATTCCAAGAACTCGAGCTTC TTCCCCGTCATCCTGCCGACGCACACCTACGAGACGGCGCCTGAAGATATTGAggtcctcatcgtccccgGCGGCCTCTGGACGCGGTCGCCCAACATCGGCCCAGCCATCTCGTACATCAAGACAACGTACCCGCGCCTGCGGTACCTCATCTCCGTCTGCACGGGCGCCTCGGTTGTGGCGCGGGCCGGCGTGCTCGACGGCCGGCGCGCGACGACGAACAAGGCCTCATGGGCGAGCACCATCGTCCACGGTCCCCACACCGAGTGGGTGGCCAAGGCGCGctgggtcgtcgacggcaacgtGTGGTCATCGTCGGGCGTGTCGGCCGGCATCGATGCGACGCTCGCGTTCGTCGAGGCCGTGtacggcgccgagaacgcAACGTACGTCGCCGACATGATGGAGTACGACTGGCACCGCGACTCGACCTGGGACCCGTTCGCCGAGAGGTTCAACGTCACCGACGCCTGA
- a CDS encoding Putative Zinc finger C2H2-type, with product MALTEQTATPQAWGRWQQQPTGHGYAMMDHSTFVPYESRAATSAPMNGAIMAPQYMVAPQYNMTPMPAMGHCTSQNHFAYAQYDSPTTNMNMPFRLPAHQERPVMPVAAPDHDVPRASSYPQESPSAQNDRHSSPSTRSETKMSNPKTPHPLNTKDIKFNKPTSAEPVNFTTAIDTLMKAIQKRHDSEDIVKGVPEIEQLVKPEPRSPKPEAGPVTSVPTPVPAATESTDTPKPKRYVCTIDGCGKSFYQSTHLDTHRRAHTGEKPYQCNWPRCGRTFSQPGNLKTHMRRHTGEKPFRCEQCSKVFAQRGNLQTHMATHTNAKPFVCKLDDCNKMFTQRGNLKNHQNKYHEKTLMEMTDWIVSISDIDALSDDQREMYWYFANLYKNSNKGIKGRGKDRRVSNRGSKSRTAPSSYPVKRVPGPSSLAAYSSKRLPPPEQYMQQQQQQQHHQQGYEVYDTDMDQSSSASSPRYDGIPVAYRDRMYQQSTHAMY from the exons ATGGCCCTGACGGAACAGACAGCCACGCCCCAGGCTTGGGGCCGCTGGCAACAGCAGCCTACTGGCCATGGGTACGCCATGATGGACCACTCGACCTTCGTACCGTACGAATCCAGAGCAGCAACATCTGCTCCCATGAAcggcgccatcatggcccCTCAATACATGGTCGCACCTCAGTACAACATGACACCAATGCCGGCAATGGGTCATTGCACAAGTCAGAATCACTTCGCCTATGCCCAGTACGATTCGCCTACGACCAACATGAACATGCCTTTCAGACTCCCGGCACACCAGGAGCGGCCGGTCATGCCCGTTGCCGCCCCAGACCATGATGTCCCTCGTGCTAGCTCGTACCCCCAAGAAAGCCCATCGGCCCAGAACGACCGACACAGCAGCCCTTCCACCCGCAGCGAGACGAAAATGAGCAACCCCAAGACACCCCACCCGCTTAACACCAAGGACATCAAATTCAACAAGCCCACTAGCGCCGAACCCGTCAACTTCACTACTGCCATCGACACTCTTATGAAGGCTATTCAGAAGAGACACGACTCGGAGGACATCGTTAAAGGTGTCCCAGAAATTGAGCAGCTTGTCAAGCCAGAGCCCAGGTCGCCCAAG CCGGAGGCTGGCCCAGTCACTTCCGTTCCAACACCTGTCCCAGCGGCCACGGAGTCCACGGATACCCCGAAGCCTAAGCGCTACGTCTGCACCATCGATGGCTGTGGCAAGAGCTTCTACCAGAGCACCCACCTGGACACTCACAGGCGTGCCCACACTGGCGAGAAGCCATAC CAATGCAATTGGCCTCGTTGTGGACGCACTTTCTCCCAGCCGGGCAACCTTAAG ACTCACATGCGTCGCCACACTGGCGAGAAGCCTTTCCGATGCGAACAGTGCAGCAAGGTTTTTGCGCAGCGTGGCAACCTCCAGACGCACATGGCGACGCACACAAACGCAAAACCATTCGTCTGCAAATTGGATGACTGCAACAAGATGTTCACCCAGAGAGGAAATCTCAAG AACCATCAAAACAAATACCACGAGAAGACTCTGATGGAGATGACTGACTGGATCGTTTCTATTTCCGATATCGACGCCCTGTCCGATGACCAAAGAGAGATGTACTGGTATTTTGCCAACCTCTACAAGAACAGCAACAAGGGCATCAAGGGCCGTGGCAAGGACCGCAGAGTGAGCAACCGTGGCTCCAAGTCTAGGACGGCGCCTTCATCATACCCTGTTAAGCGCGTTCCTGGACCTTCCAGCCTAGCAGCCTACAGCTCGAAGCGACTACCCCCACCAGAGCAGTatatgcagcagcagcaacaacagcagcaccatcAACAAGGCTACGAGGTTTACGACACAGACATGGACCAGTCCTCGAGCGCCAGCAGCCCTAGATACGACGGCATCCCTGTTGCTTACCGCGACCGCATGTACCAGCAGTCAACCCACGCGATGTACTAA
- a CDS encoding Putative mitochondrial carrier domain superfamily, NAD/FAD transporter SLC25A32, producing the protein MSDSKNAGISPALVESVAGLSAGSVATLVVHPLDIVKTRMQIHRSAANPSVSLTTMSLIRTLTQNPHPIASLYRGLTPNLIGNASSWSAFFFFKSRVERAFAYWRAGYLPLAHGSGLEARNLTKEHLTTQDFFVSSALAGALTQVLTNPIWVLKTRMISSDRTAAGAYSSMWAGARVLYRSEGWRGFYRGLGVSLIGVSHGAVQFAVYEPAKKMYFAGRRRKGDDGGRLSNEATVVISSAAKLVAGAVTYPYQVLRSRLQNYDADERFGRGIRGVVARIWQEEGPRGFYRGLMPGVVRVMPATWVTFLVYENVKYYLPQWVD; encoded by the exons ATGTCGGACAGCAAAAATGCGGGCATCTCACCCGCGCTCGTTGAGTCCGTCGCCGGGCTCTCGGCCGGCTCTGTCGCGACTCTTGTGGTTCACCCGCTTGACATCGTGAAGACACGGATGCAAA TTCACAGGAGCGCCGCGAACCCTTCAGTGTCGCTGACGACCATGTCGCTCATCCGCACGCTCACCCAGAACCCACACCCCATCGCTTCCCTCTACCGAGGCCTGACGCCGAACCTCATCGGCAACGCCTCGAGCTggtcggccttcttcttcttcaagtcGCGCGTCGAGCGGGCCTTCGCCTACTGGAGGGCCGGCTACCTGCCCCTGGCGCACGGCTCGGGTCTCGAGGCCCGGAACCTGACCAAGGAGCACCTTACGACGCAggacttcttcgtctcgtcggccctcgccggcgcgctCACGCAGGTCCTGACGAATCCCATCTGGGTGCTCAAGACACGCATGATCTCCTCCGACCGCACCGCCGCGGGGGCCTACTCGAGCATGTGGGCCGGCGCCCGGGTCTTGTACCGCTCCGAGGGCTGGCGCGGCTTCTaccgcggcctcggcgtcagCCTCATCGGCGTGTCGCACGGCGCCGTGCAGTTTGCCGTGTACGAGCCCGCCAAGAAGATGTACTTTGCCGGCAGGCGgcgcaagggcgacgacgggggcCGGCTGAGCAACGAGGCAACCGTGGTCATCTCGAGCGCCGCGAAGCTGGTCGCCGGTGCCGTGACGTACCCTTACCAGGTGCTGCGGAGCCGGCTGCAGAActacgacgccgacgagcggTTCGGCCGCGGGATCCGAGGCGTGGTGGCGAGGATCTGGCAGGAGGAGGGCCCCAGGGGCTTCTACCGCGGCCTGATGCCCGGTGTCGTGAGGGTGATGCCCGCTACTTGGGTCACCTTCCTTGTATATGAGAATGTCAAGTACTATTTACCTCAATGGGTGGATTGA
- a CDS encoding Putative mitochondrial import receptor subunit TOM7, with protein MFTLSEESKERIGKIIEISRIAIHYGYLPLVLYLGYTRSEPRPPFIRLPTHHGQAGIFRVDTIDPLRG; from the exons ATGTTCACTCTCTCCGAGGAGTCTAAG GAGCGCATTGGAAAGATCATTGAGATCTCCCGCATTGCCATTCACTA CGGATACCTGCCTCTTGTTCTCTACCTCG GCTACACCCGTAGCGAGCCCCGCCCGCCTTTCATCCG GCTTCCGACGCACCATGGGCAAGCCGGCATTTTCAGGGTTGACACGATAGATCCCCTGCGTGGGTGA
- a CDS encoding Putative RNA recognition motif domain, nucleotide-binding alpha-beta plait domain superfamily has product MAQNRHWEQDKDATIYIGNIDERASPAMVYEIMLQMGPIHNIHMPRDRVTQNHQGFGFVEFRTPGDAEYAANVMNGIKLYGKSLRVNKASADKQKQAEVGAELFVGNLDPMVDEKILYDTFSRFGPLVNLPKVAREDSGNSKGFGFISYADFESSDAAISNLHGQYILSKEVSVQYAFKKDGKGERHGDAAERELAAQAKKRNIVPEIQAVPPAFLNAPPPGPVPTAPAGFDPANGLPVPAPSPGPPAGFAPPPRGPAQYNAVPPPQNMGVPGVGRGMVLPPAPSGLPARPPQSQGGYTNPADFHPGAPGFRPPSGPPAPPGFAAPPPNFPIPPPGSSGTPPAPPGFMPPPGFNPPGFPRR; this is encoded by the exons ATGGCTCAAAATAGGCATTG GGAACAAGACAAAGATGCGACCATTTACATCGGTAACATCGACGAGCGCGCGAGCCCGGCCATGGTGTACGAGATCATGCTACAAATGGGCCCCATCCACAACATCCACATGCCTCGCGACCGCGTCACCCAGAACCACCAGGGCTTCGGCTTCGTTGAGTTCCGCACGCCTGGCGACGCCGAGTACGCCGCCAACGTGATGAACGGCATCAAGCTCTACGGCAAGTCGCTACGCGTCAACAAGGCTAGCGCCGACAAacagaagcaggccgaggtgggCGCCGAGTTATTCGTCGGAAACCTCGACCCCATGGTCGACGAAAAGATCCTTTACGACACCTTTTCGCGCTTCGGTCCCCTCGTCAACCTGCCCAAGGTCGCGAGGGAAGACAGCGGCAACTCCAAGGGTTTCGGCTTCATCTCCTACGCCGACTTTGAGAGTTCCGATGCCGCCATCTCGAACCTGCACGGGCAGTACATCCTCAGCAAGGAGGTTTCGGTCCAGTACGCCTTcaagaaggacggcaagggcgAGCgccacggcgacgccgcggagcgtgagctggctgcccaggccaagaagaggaaCATCGTTCCGGAGATCCAGGCCGTACCACCCGCATTCCTGAACGCACCGCCCCCCGGCCCCGTTCCGACTGCCCCCGCCGGCTTCGATCCCGCAAACGGCCTTCCCGTTCCGGCACCCAGCCCCGGCCCCCCTGCCGGCTTCGCACCCCCGCCACGAGGACCTGCGCAGTACAACGCCGTGCCACCGCCTCAGAATATGGGCGTCCCCGGTGTCGGCCGAGGCATGGTGCTCCCGCCCGCGCCTTCAGGCCTGCCGGCCCGCCCACCTCAGTCCCAGGGAGGCTACACCAACCCCGCCGATTTCCACCCGGGCGCCCCGGGGTTCCGGCCGCCCAGCGGgcctcccgccccccccgGTTTCGCAGCCCCTCCGCCCAACTTCCCAATCCCTCCTCCAGGTTCCTCCGgcacgccgcccgcgccgcccggTTTCATGCCTCCTCCTGGGTTCAACCCTCCCGGGTTTCCTCGACGGTGA